The DNA region TCGCGCGCCACCACCCGCATCGCCACGCGGTTGGCCAGCTCCTCGGTCTGCAGGTAGGGGTGGTGGGTGTAGATCCAGACGTGCCCGAGCTCGTGCGCGAGCGCCGCCTCGAGTTGGGCCCCGCCAAGGCCTTCCACGAAGTCACGCTGGACCGTCAGGGAGAAGGTGCGCCCGTCGGCTGCATCCCGGCGGATCGAGACCAGCCGCGGGTCGCGCTCGACAATCGACACCGTCACCGCGGCACTGATGCCCAGCCGCTCGCGCAGATCGTCCACCACCCGCTGCAGCGTGTCCTCGCGCGTACCCGCCCCGGCGGTCACGCCAGCGCAGAGCCCCAGGCACAGCAGCACCGCACGGACGAGGAAATTCCTTCCACCGGACCAGCAATTCTTACGCGACGCCACGTCCTGCCCGCGGCACCCGCCACGGTCGCGCTCATCGCGCAAGCAGTTGATGACCAGTGACTTGCGCCAATCCGCACGAACGGGCATGGGCCTTGCCTTCAGAAGTGGCAGGTACCGGGCGGAACCGGACCTGACACGGAAACGATGGACGCCCCGCTCGGGCGTCCACGGATGCGCGACATACACGGAGGCAACATCATGAAGAAGCTCACCAGCACCTTCGCCACGCTCGTCGTCGTGACCGCCCTCGGGGCCCCGGCATTCGCCCAGGCGCCCACCACGACCACACCGCTGCCGGCGCCGCAGCAACCGACGACGCAGCAGGAGCCGACGACCGAGCAGCCGAAGCCGTCGATCGGCGTGACGCCGCTCGAGGACGACGCCAAGGCCGAGGCCAAGACCCTGACGGGGCGGCTCGTGCGCGTCGACAGCGACGGCATGGCCATCTTCATCAAGGGCGCAGACGACAAGGAACAGCGCTTCCGCTACACCGACGCCACCAAGGTCGTCGGCGCGCAGGAACAGGTGTCGGGCCTGGCGACCAAGGCCGGCTCGCTCGTGACCGTGCACTACACCGAGGGGGCGGGCGACGTGCTGATCGCCACCAAGGTGCAGTTCGACCAGAAGAAGTAACGTCACCGTACGGTGACGCATGAGGTACACGGCGCAGTCGCACCTGCGCCAGGGACGGGCTCTGCCTCGCACGAGGCGGAGCCCGTTCCGCATTATGCGGATGGCTCCACGAAGGACACAAGCACAGCAGGGACTTACCTCGCCTGCTCGACGCAACGCGGCTGCGGCGTGGTCCCCCACAGGCCACGCGCGGCAGAGCGCGCCTCCGCCTCGGCGCGAAGCAGCAGAGGGTCGCGGCTGTACTTGCGATACACGCACGCGAGTCCGGCGCGCACCAGCGACACGCTCAGGTCGGCGCCCTCCCTCGTCACGCGCGCCACCAGGCGCCCGTAGCGGTCGACGTCGGTTCCGCGAACGCGAACGGTGCGCCCGAACGACTCGGCCCGTGTGAACCGCGTCGCTGCCGACGAAAAGGGCTCGCCGCGCTCCGGCGTGTCGATGCCATCGAGCCGGATGCGGATCGTCGCGTGCCCACCGGCCCGGCGCACGTCGATCGTGTCGCCATCGACGACCTTCGCCACCAGCGCGTCGAACGTCTCGCCGGGCACCTGCGCCATCGACGGCGACGGGCACACCAGTGCCGCCACCACGAGGCACCGCAGCGCCGTCTTCACTGGTCCTGCGCGTCGCGGGCGATCTGCCTCACCGGGTCGGGCAGCAGCCGGGTCGCGAACTTCCAGCACGTGCCGCACTCGGGGCAATCGTAGAAGTGGATGGGCATCTGCGGCATCGACACGGCCTGCGTCCGGAACGCGCCCGAGCCGACCTCGGTGTGCACATGCACGAGCGGCTCGCCGCAGTCGGGACAGTCGTGGGAAGGGATGGGAGTCAATACGGAAAGTACCTCGCCACGTACGTCGCCGGGGTGAGGCCACCGGCGGCGCGCATGAGGTGATCGACGATGCCCGGCTGGAGCCTGCCGAGGTCGTCGAGGGCCAGTTGCGCAGCGGCATCATCCGCGGCCGCCAGCGCGTCGTCCATGCGCACGAGCGCGTGCGCCACCTGTGACGCGTGGGGATGGGTCGATCGACGGTCCTGGGCCACGGCGGCCTCGCGCGCCAGCATGCCGCGGAGCGCTGCGGCGGCCGGCGCCGCCGGGTCGGTGGCGCGCAGCCAGGCGCGCGCTGCGGCCCATCGCACGTGCTGGGGACCGGCGGCATCACCGGCCAGTCCGGCCAGCACGGCGCGCGCGGGCTCACGGTCGGGCACGCCCAGGGCCAGCGCGGCGCGCGAGCGCGCGAGGTCGATGTAGGCCTGGCCCTGGAAGCCGAACGGCCCGAGCGGCAGGATCGAGGCGAGCATCGCGTCGGCCCGCGCGAACGCGTCGTGGTCACCGGTGGCGCCTGCCAACCGGAACCACTCGGCGAGCGGAAACGAGATGTCGCGGTAGAGCAGCGCCTCGTAGTACGTGCGCGCGAGGGCCTCCTGCCGTCGGAGTGCCTCGATCGGCCGCCCCGTGACCGCGAGCAGGCGGGCGCGGGCGCCCTCGACGCGCCAGGCCATCGGGTGACCCTCGTGCAGGTCCGGCTGCGCGAAGCGATCCAGCAGCGGCACGAGCGTGTCGGGGGCCGGCGTGCCGCTGTCGGCCGACTGCTGGACGAGGTGCGCGAGCAGATGGAGCCGCAGGTGCGCGGGCCGGGCCGCCAGCTGCGCGGGTGAGGGCACCGGCAACGAGCCGGCGTTGAACTCGTGGCGCTCGGCGATGCCGAGTGCGAACGCCAACTGGAAACGCTGATCGGCGGTGAGGTCGGGCCACTGCGCGAGGGCGCGCGAGGCCGCCGCGGCGATGGGCGACCAGTCGACGAGCTCGCCGCGCCCTTCCAGCGCGAAGCGGAAGAACCACTCGCACAGGCTGCGTCGGCGCTCTCCGTCGAGGCCTTCCTGCAGCAACAGGCCGGCCAGGCGATCTCCGAAGACGTGCTCGAGTGCCTGCGACGTGCCATGCACGCCGATCACCTCGAGAGGTCCCGCATGGCGCTCGGCGTCGCTGACCTGGGACGCCGCCACCAGCACCCGGGTGACGCTCGGCAGGAGCGCGCGTATCGTGGCGAGCTTCACATCGAGCCCGTCCACCTCTTCGACGCGCCCGTCGGCCGCCACGGCGGCGCTGGCCACGAGGTCCCCCGGCAGCGACACGCGGAACACGAGCGACGCCTGCAGGAGGAACAGCGCGAGGCCGAAGGAAGGGCCGGACACCACGTCGCACGGCGGCGCCTGCCCGGGCTCGGTGAGGTGCGCGCCGACAGGCAGGAGGTGCAGCGCGCCGGCGTGCGCGGCGTTCACCGACTGCCACAACAATGGCACCGAGCGCGGCAGCGCGAGCGACGCGGCGTCCCACGACTGGCGAGTGGTGGTGCCGACCTCCGGCCCTCGCCGTAACGCGGCGCCGGTGTGCAGGATCCACGCAAAGCCGCAGGTGCGCTCGACGCTCAGGCCGGCGATGGTGCCGATCGCCGCCGCGGGAGGCGACGGCAGTCCCGTGATGTCGCGAGCGAGGGCCGCGGCCGGCGACGCGGCATCGGTCGGCCAGCACCAGGGGCCGATCCCGAGCACGGGGCGCAGCCGCGCGCGAGCCGCGCGGTCCGCGCGCCCGCGAACGAGTTCAGGCAGCAAGGGCCCACCACGCGCCGGGGTCCTTCAGCCCGGCGCGCCTGAGGCGCTCGTCCTGCAGGCCCGATCCATGCGGGATGGCGAGGCCGAGCAGGAAGCCGGCGCGATCGACCTCGACGAGCGCCAGCCTGAGATCGTCGGCAGCGCTGGCAGCATCGAGCAGCACGAGCACGGCCTCGAGGTCGTCGCGCCGGTGTGCCAACGCCCTCACCTCGTCGTCCCAGCCGGGCGCCGACGCGTGGACGTCGTCCTCGACGTCCTCGATGTCCAGGCAGAGCGACGCGCACTCGGCGACGGCCTGGCGCGAGAGGGCAGCGCGGTCGTCGGCCGACAACGAGGCGGCCCAGCGACGCGGCGCGACGACGCTCGCGTCGGCACGGCCGGCGCGGACGTCAGCCAGCCAGGCGCGGGCCTCGGTTGCATCGGCAGGCGTGGCAAGACGGGCCAGCATGCCGGCGGCGACGACGTGCGTCCACGGGTCGCCCGACGTGGCCAGCGGCGCGACCTGCTCGGCGAGCCAGCCGTCCCGGCACGCCCCGGCCCACGTCTCCACCGAGGGCATGGACTGCAGTGGCGACAGGCAGGCCTCGGGTGGCGTCACGCCGTGCACGGACACGCCGTCGTTGGTCAGGCGCAGCAGGACGGCGTCGGCGCCAGCCCGCACGATCACCGCTGCGGCACGCGCCAGGTCGACGTAGGCGGTACCCGCGTCCTCCTCGGGCACGTATTGCACCTCGTCGCGGGCGACGCCTGCCGGCACATGGACGTGCAGGTCGAGGTCGGCCGGCGCGGACAGGCGGATCACGCCGAGGGCGGGCGAGGAGATGGCGGCATCGAGGCGGCCAAGGGTGCCGTGCCTGACGTCGGCGAAGGGCACGTCGACGAAACCGGTCGCCGCCAGGGCCGAGAAGGCCAGCGCGGCGACGTCGCCCTTCCCGAGCGCCTGACTCTGCGTGGAGGTGGCCCACTGCAGGTGCGTGCCCTCGTCGGCGAGGGTCAGTCCGGGCAGGCCGAGGAGGGCGAGGGCGTCGTGCGGGGTCGTCGTGGTCGTCATCGCTGTTCACGCTGGGCCGCGCGGGCGGCCTCCTTGGCGCTGGACGCGCGGCGATGCAGGAAACTGACACAGCCGCGCAACCGGTCGGCTTCCTCGGCCGTGAGCCTGCCGGCGGCCGCCTCGGCGGCGATGAAGTCCGCCAGCCGGACGCGGGCCCGCTGGTGACGCTTGTGGACGGTCGCCTCGGCGGCCGCGCCGGTGCGGCCGGTGGCCTCGAGCACCACGTCGTCGATCGTCGTGGTCTTGTAGGCGAGCGCCCGCATCTGGGTGACGGCGACGACGAAATCGCGCCGCGCCTGCGGCTGCTTGAAGGTCTCCGCGCAGGCGGGCACCACCTGCTCGACGAAGCGCTGCTCGATGGCGAGGGCCTCGCGCATGAGGTCCGGCTGGGTGAGCGCCTCTTCTGCGCTCAGCGCGAGGTCGACAAGCGCGATCGGGTGATCGCCGTCGTCGATGGTGTCCTCGGCCAGCGAACGCCGTGCGCGCCAGAGCTGGACGGCCATGTGGTAGAAGGAGCGGCGCAGGAATCCGCGTACGCGCGCGTCGGAATCGCACTCGAGGGCGCCCGAGGTGCGCGAGCCGCCGTAGAGCATGTTCATGGCCGTCTCGGCGAAGGCGTCCTCCCGGATGCCGTCGTCGAACGTGAACCTGCGTGAGAGCCGCTCGAGTTCCTCGTACACCACCTCGAAGGCGGCCGCCGCCGTGGGGTTGCCGTCGGTGTCCGGAGAGAGCGCGCGGAACGCCTCGAGCAGGGTCATCGATCACCCCCGGGTCTTGGCGATGTCGGGCTTGCGGGGCCCCGCCTGCGGCAGTTCCGGCCGCAGATGGTGCGTCTCGAGGTGCTCGCGCAGCACCTGGAACGCGCGGCGCGGCGTGTCGACGCGATCCATCAGCTTCAGGTCGTCCTGGTGGATCGCGCCCCACTCGACGAGCGGCTTGAAGTCGAGAATCTGGTCCCAGTAGTCGGTGCCGTACAGGATCACCTTCAGCTCCTTCGAGAGCTTCTGGGTCTGCACCAGCGTGAGCAGCTCGAAGACCTCGTCGAGCGTGCCGAAGCCACCGGGGAACACCACGAGCGCCTTGGCGAGGTAGGCGAACCAGAACTTCCGCATGAAGAAGTAGTGGAACTCGAAGTGCAGGCGGTCGC from Luteitalea sp. TBR-22 includes:
- a CDS encoding thermonuclease family protein, with the translated sequence MKTALRCLVVAALVCPSPSMAQVPGETFDALVAKVVDGDTIDVRRAGGHATIRIRLDGIDTPERGEPFSSAATRFTRAESFGRTVRVRGTDVDRYGRLVARVTREGADLSVSLVRAGLACVYRKYSRDPLLLRAEAEARSAARGLWGTTPQPRCVEQAR